A genomic window from Elusimicrobiota bacterium includes:
- a CDS encoding RluA family pseudouridine synthase — translation MEKELTAIPGARIDSFLAANYPDFSRNYFKQLIKEKAVLINSRATEPSYKLRENDKVSIIFPATTKTDFSKCPLEIIYEDDSFIAINKPFGISAHPVFGRSGRAVKIQEPTISDIISAQRNNSKIDRSGLVHRLDKDTSGLMIIAKTPAAQYNIMKQFMHRSVEKIYLALVHGIFIEKNGSIDAPLARDFRDRKKFTIGFGRTAMTHFKVKEAFKDNTFLEVHPLTGRTHQIRVHLNSIGRSILGDKVYYSFESKNESEKLNISRQMLHAWKLTIMHPKTKKEIQLSAKLPADFSKALKLLKKSAAIALCIFSLALFSNISVVAATTAKKKTASPAPAGNKKLKSLEIQIIQLSDDLANVEDSFKVLSDNQQKLYDDQADSKNRVRETNLAVIELNRKLTELQAQFDQFKTDFKMQKVTGQDKKNAEQTRESNNPQPALTQDTADKLAGLQTAVELLKKELSSIQERMGIAKAQTTLEPENANRDKIKKMLTSPWAGAVALGVSILTLLIVIIPIIAN, via the coding sequence ATGGAAAAAGAACTTACGGCAATACCCGGGGCAAGAATAGATTCTTTTCTTGCCGCTAATTACCCTGATTTTTCAAGAAATTACTTCAAACAGCTCATAAAAGAAAAAGCTGTGCTTATCAACAGCCGGGCAACTGAACCTTCTTATAAACTGCGTGAAAATGACAAGGTCAGCATCATTTTCCCAGCAACAACAAAAACCGATTTTTCAAAATGCCCGCTGGAAATAATCTACGAAGACGATTCGTTTATTGCAATAAACAAACCCTTTGGTATAAGCGCGCATCCTGTTTTTGGGCGTTCCGGGCGCGCTGTTAAAATACAGGAACCGACGATTTCAGATATAATCTCCGCCCAGAGGAATAATTCAAAAATAGACCGTTCGGGGCTCGTTCACCGCCTGGATAAAGATACTTCTGGGCTGATGATAATTGCAAAAACACCTGCCGCTCAGTATAACATAATGAAACAGTTTATGCACAGGTCTGTAGAAAAAATATACCTAGCGCTGGTTCATGGCATATTTATTGAAAAAAATGGAAGCATCGATGCGCCTTTAGCAAGAGATTTCCGGGACAGAAAAAAGTTTACAATCGGATTCGGGAGAACGGCAATGACTCATTTCAAAGTAAAAGAAGCTTTTAAGGATAACACTTTTCTGGAAGTCCACCCTTTAACCGGAAGGACCCATCAGATAAGAGTTCATTTAAATTCAATAGGGCGCTCAATTTTAGGCGACAAGGTTTACTATAGTTTTGAATCAAAAAATGAATCAGAAAAACTCAACATTTCCCGGCAGATGCTTCACGCCTGGAAACTTACTATTATGCACCCAAAAACTAAAAAAGAAATACAATTAAGCGCAAAATTACCAGCCGATTTTTCAAAAGCTTTGAAATTATTAAAAAAATCTGCTGCAATTGCATTATGTATTTTTTCTTTGGCATTGTTTTCAAATATTTCTGTTGTTGCCGCAACAACAGCTAAAAAGAAAACCGCAAGCCCTGCACCAGCGGGAAACAAAAAATTAAAATCTCTTGAAATTCAAATAATACAATTAAGCGATGATTTGGCAAACGTTGAAGATTCTTTCAAGGTTTTATCCGATAACCAGCAAAAATTATACGACGATCAGGCGGATTCAAAAAACCGCGTAAGGGAAACTAACCTTGCGGTAATCGAACTTAACAGGAAGCTGACCGAACTGCAGGCTCAATTTGACCAATTTAAAACAGATTTTAAAATGCAAAAAGTTACGGGCCAGGACAAAAAAAATGCCGAGCAAACCAGGGAATCAAATAACCCGCAGCCCGCTTTAACCCAGGACACTGCAGACAAACTAGCCGGGTTGCAGACAGCTGTAGAGCTTTTAAAAAAAGAATTAAGCTCGATACAGGAAAGAATGGGAATTGCAAAAGCTCAGACAACGCTGGAACCGGAAAATGCAAATAGGGATAAAATCAAAAAAATGCTGACTTCCCCCTGGGCAGGAGCTGTTGCCTTAGGAGTATCAATCCTGACACTGCTTATAGTAATAATCCCGATAATCGCAAACTAA
- a CDS encoding nitroreductase family protein has product MNVMEAIKNRRSIRKYQNKPVEKEKLNSVLEAARLAPSARNRQEWQFIVVQDKQTREKLSIAANNQAFVSEAPVVIACCGLDDGYLMRCGQPATTVDLSIAIDHMTLKAVEEGLGSCWIGSFYKDEVKKILGIPKDIQVVELLTLGYPAENPDTRDRKNLEEIVRWDKW; this is encoded by the coding sequence ATGAACGTCATGGAAGCGATTAAAAACCGCAGGAGTATTAGAAAATATCAAAACAAGCCTGTTGAGAAAGAAAAACTTAATTCTGTCCTTGAAGCAGCCCGCCTGGCTCCATCAGCACGAAACCGGCAAGAATGGCAGTTTATCGTAGTTCAAGATAAACAAACAAGGGAAAAATTATCCATAGCCGCAAATAATCAGGCATTTGTTTCGGAAGCGCCGGTAGTAATAGCCTGCTGCGGCCTGGATGACGGATATTTAATGCGATGCGGACAGCCAGCTACCACAGTAGATTTATCTATTGCAATTGATCATATGACGCTAAAAGCTGTAGAAGAAGGCCTGGGATCCTGCTGGATTGGCTCATTTTATAAAGATGAAGTAAAAAAAATACTGGGTATTCCAAAAGACATTCAGGTTGTTGAACTTCTCACACTCGGTTATCCCGCAGAAAATCCGGATACCCGGGACAGAAAAAACCTGGAGGAAATTGTGCGCTGGGATAAATGGTAA
- a CDS encoding 2-oxoacid:acceptor oxidoreductase family protein, which yields MKDEIFIAGAGGQGILALGKILAESAVEQGKFVTFYPSYGAEIRGGTTNCTVIISDEEIGSPTISCANSLIIMNTPSLVKFLPKLTSNGVLIINSSLIDISQEARDLKNRISGIFQIPATAIAQELGDIRCANMVMLGAYTGVKKIISSDSVSKAINNTFSKKPELVKLNIEAYKKGISGVKPL from the coding sequence ATGAAAGATGAAATTTTTATTGCAGGAGCAGGCGGCCAGGGAATTTTAGCCTTGGGAAAAATACTTGCGGAATCTGCCGTAGAGCAGGGTAAGTTCGTAACTTTTTACCCAAGTTACGGCGCAGAGATCCGGGGCGGAACAACCAACTGCACTGTAATAATCTCTGATGAAGAGATAGGTTCTCCGACAATCAGCTGCGCTAACTCGCTGATTATCATGAATACCCCCTCGTTAGTTAAGTTTCTGCCCAAGCTTACAAGTAACGGAGTGTTGATAATAAATTCTTCCTTGATCGATATTTCACAAGAAGCCCGGGATTTGAAAAATAGAATTTCAGGAATATTTCAAATTCCAGCTACGGCTATTGCCCAGGAACTTGGCGATATACGCTGTGCGAATATGGTAATGCTTGGAGCCTATACAGGCGTGAAAAAAATTATTTCGTCTGACAGCGTATCCAAAGCGATAAATAACACTTTTTCCAAGAAACCTGAACTTGTTAAATTAAACATAGAAGCCTACAAAAAAGGAATTTCAGGAGTAAAACCCCTATGA
- a CDS encoding N-acetyltransferase: MTIRKARVQDAPSMHKLINSYADKKLMLSKALSEIYDHLSDFFVVEENKKIVGCCGLHVTWEDLAEIRSLAVDTKTKGKGYGVKLMKTCHKEAKKLGVKNVFALTLIPEFFKKLGYHEVSRDKLPHKVWTDCIKCPIFPDCNEVPLMKQL, encoded by the coding sequence ATGACAATTCGAAAAGCAAGAGTTCAGGATGCGCCTTCAATGCACAAATTAATAAATTCTTATGCTGATAAAAAGTTAATGCTTTCCAAAGCGCTTAGCGAGATTTATGACCACTTATCTGACTTCTTTGTTGTAGAAGAAAACAAAAAGATAGTCGGGTGCTGCGGGCTTCACGTAACCTGGGAAGATTTAGCTGAAATACGTTCTTTAGCTGTTGACACTAAAACCAAAGGCAAGGGTTATGGAGTCAAGCTTATGAAAACCTGCCACAAGGAAGCAAAAAAACTCGGCGTTAAAAACGTATTTGCTCTCACGCTTATACCGGAATTCTTTAAGAAACTCGGCTATCACGAAGTTTCAAGAGACAAATTGCCCCACAAGGTCTGGACAGACTGTATTAAATGCCCTATTTTCCCCGACTGTAACGAAGTCCCCCTAATGAAACAACTCTAA